From Calderihabitans maritimus, one genomic window encodes:
- a CDS encoding homoserine dehydrogenase, translated as MSKDSVQIGLLGLGTVGTGVLKVLTQNSSDIEQKVGKKIEVKKILVRDINKPRRVEVDPSLLTTEVQDILEDEDIDIVVEVMGGIEPAKDYVLEALHRGKNVVTANKDLLAEYGKELFEASAEHSSDLFFEASVAGGIPIIRPLKECLAGNRIEEVMGIINGTTNYILTKMTTEGSDFEEVLKQAQELGYAEADPTADVKGYDAARKIAILASIAFGTRVTFRDVYVEGITEISREDIEYARELGYVIKLLGIAREKDGVVEVRVHPALIPVCHPLAAVNDVFNAVFVRGDAVGEAMFYGRGAGELPTASAVVGDIIEVARDLNLGVTGRIACTCFTQKRIKPIGEVETKFYLRLKVKDQPGVLAGIASVFGNMDVSLASVIQKRREEDWAEIVLITHQVQEKNLRDALTIIRNLSTVDSVGNVIRVEGSED; from the coding sequence GTGAGCAAAGATTCTGTCCAGATAGGTCTGTTGGGCCTGGGTACGGTAGGCACCGGAGTACTCAAGGTCCTCACGCAAAACAGTAGCGACATTGAACAAAAGGTAGGTAAAAAAATAGAAGTTAAAAAGATTCTGGTACGGGATATCAACAAGCCGCGGCGGGTGGAGGTCGACCCTTCCCTTCTTACTACCGAAGTCCAGGACATTCTGGAAGATGAGGATATTGATATTGTGGTCGAGGTGATGGGAGGCATTGAGCCGGCAAAAGACTATGTACTGGAAGCCCTCCACCGCGGTAAAAATGTGGTTACGGCCAATAAAGACCTGCTTGCCGAATACGGGAAAGAACTCTTTGAAGCCTCTGCGGAGCACAGTTCCGACTTGTTTTTTGAGGCCAGTGTAGCCGGCGGCATTCCCATTATTCGGCCTTTAAAGGAATGCCTGGCGGGTAACCGCATTGAGGAAGTAATGGGAATCATTAACGGTACTACCAACTACATTCTTACTAAAATGACCACTGAGGGCAGCGATTTTGAGGAGGTACTGAAGCAGGCCCAGGAACTGGGTTATGCCGAAGCCGACCCGACGGCCGATGTGAAAGGCTACGATGCGGCCCGCAAAATAGCCATCCTGGCCTCGATAGCTTTTGGTACGCGGGTTACTTTCCGGGATGTTTATGTAGAAGGCATTACCGAGATCAGTAGGGAAGATATAGAGTACGCTCGCGAACTCGGCTATGTTATTAAACTGCTGGGTATCGCCAGGGAAAAGGACGGCGTGGTGGAGGTCAGGGTTCACCCGGCTTTGATTCCGGTATGCCATCCGCTGGCTGCGGTTAACGATGTCTTCAATGCCGTCTTCGTCCGGGGCGATGCCGTGGGAGAGGCCATGTTCTACGGCAGGGGTGCCGGAGAACTGCCGACTGCCAGCGCCGTGGTAGGCGACATTATAGAAGTTGCCCGGGACTTGAATCTCGGTGTAACGGGAAGGATTGCCTGCACCTGTTTTACCCAGAAGAGGATCAAACCTATTGGCGAAGTTGAGACTAAATTTTACCTGCGTCTAAAGGTGAAGGACCAACCGGGAGTGCTGGCCGGCATTGCCAGTGTATTCGGAAATATGGACGTAAGCCTGGCTTCGGTTATTCAAAAGCGCCGGGAAGAGGATTGGGCAGAGATTGTTTTGATTACCCACCAAGTACAGGAGAAAAATCTCAGGGATGCCCTTACTATCATCCGGAATTTATCCACGGTTGATTCTGTAGGTAACGTTATTAGAGTAGAAGGGAGCGAAGACTAA
- the thrC gene encoding threonine synthase: MVWPGVLAAYKEYLPVTDKTPLITLNEGNTPLIKSENLSRELGVRIYFKYEGMNPTGSFKDRGMVMAVAKALEEGSRAVMCASTGNTSAAAAAYAARCGLRCSVVIPEGNIALGKLAQALIYGARVIALQGNFDDALKIVRSITEKHPITLVNSINPYRIEGQKTAAFEVCDQLGEAPNYLAIPVGNAGNITAYWKGFKEYHQKGKIASLPRMIGFQAEGAAPIVRGEVVPKPETVATAIRIGNPASWKGAVNAAQESGGFIDCVSDAEILQAQSLLASREGIFAEPASAASLAGVIKYARKGYFKPTDKVVCVLTGHGLKDPDIAIKQITEPVSVPVDEEAVLEIVLG; the protein is encoded by the coding sequence ATGGTCTGGCCGGGAGTTCTGGCAGCATACAAGGAATACCTGCCGGTTACTGATAAAACACCGTTGATTACTTTGAATGAAGGGAATACCCCTCTCATTAAATCCGAGAACCTTTCGCGGGAGCTAGGTGTCCGAATTTACTTCAAATACGAAGGTATGAACCCCACGGGTTCTTTCAAGGACCGGGGTATGGTCATGGCGGTGGCCAAAGCGCTGGAAGAAGGTTCCCGGGCCGTCATGTGCGCATCTACCGGCAACACCTCGGCGGCAGCAGCGGCTTACGCGGCTCGCTGTGGCCTGAGATGCAGTGTGGTTATCCCCGAAGGCAACATTGCTTTAGGTAAACTGGCCCAGGCTTTAATCTACGGCGCAAGGGTTATTGCGCTGCAGGGTAATTTTGATGACGCCTTAAAAATTGTCCGGAGCATAACCGAAAAGCATCCCATTACCTTGGTGAACTCCATCAATCCTTACCGCATTGAAGGACAGAAGACCGCTGCTTTCGAAGTTTGCGACCAACTGGGAGAAGCACCCAACTACCTGGCTATTCCCGTGGGAAATGCCGGTAACATAACTGCCTATTGGAAAGGTTTCAAGGAGTACCATCAGAAAGGTAAAATTGCGTCTTTGCCCAGAATGATTGGATTTCAGGCGGAGGGTGCCGCTCCCATTGTACGGGGCGAAGTAGTGCCGAAACCGGAAACGGTGGCTACTGCCATTCGTATCGGCAACCCTGCCAGCTGGAAGGGGGCGGTTAACGCTGCCCAAGAGTCGGGCGGATTCATTGATTGTGTCAGCGATGCAGAAATACTGCAGGCGCAGAGCCTGTTGGCTAGCCGGGAGGGTATTTTTGCCGAACCTGCCTCCGCCGCCTCCCTGGCCGGGGTAATTAAATACGCGCGTAAAGGGTACTTCAAGCCTACGGATAAAGTGGTATGCGTTTTGACGGGCCACGGGCTGAAAGATCCGGATATTGCTATTAAACAGATAACGGAACCTGTATCGGTCCCGGTGGACGAGGAAGCGGTACTGGAAATTGTCTTAGGTTGA
- a CDS encoding aspartate kinase has protein sequence MALVVQKYGGSSVADAEKIRRVARRVVECYKKGNQVVVVVSAMGDTTDELISKAREVTENPPDREMDMLLATGEQQSIALLAMAIQALGYPVISLTGPQAGILTDNVHTKAKILEVSSDRLLKELGEGKIVIVAGFQGITMDNEITTLGRGGSDTTAVAIAAALKADVCEIFTDVDGVFTADPRLVPSARKLSRISYDEMLELASLGALVLQPRAVEFAKQYHVRLHVRSSFNYNEGTIVEEVSDMEKEMVVSGVAHDLNVAKITVFDVPDRPGIACRLFSALARESINVDMIVQSQMRNEINNISFTIGKDDLRKAVGIIERIKGEIGASGFSYDDSVAKVSIVGAGMITNPGVAARMFEALAEEDINIQMISTSEIKVSCIIDAQEIQKAVLALHKKFGLEAKEKDNQATA, from the coding sequence ATGGCATTAGTGGTACAAAAATACGGCGGCAGCTCAGTAGCTGACGCGGAAAAAATCAGAAGGGTTGCCCGGCGGGTGGTTGAATGCTACAAGAAAGGCAACCAGGTGGTAGTGGTAGTTTCGGCTATGGGAGATACTACCGATGAACTGATATCCAAAGCAAGAGAGGTTACGGAAAATCCTCCGGATCGGGAGATGGACATGCTTTTGGCTACCGGAGAACAACAGTCGATAGCTCTGCTGGCCATGGCCATTCAGGCTTTAGGTTACCCGGTGATATCTCTGACCGGACCCCAGGCAGGCATACTAACGGATAATGTTCATACGAAGGCTAAAATTCTGGAGGTAAGTTCAGATCGCCTTTTGAAGGAACTGGGGGAAGGAAAGATAGTTATAGTTGCCGGCTTCCAGGGCATTACCATGGATAATGAAATTACCACTTTGGGCCGGGGTGGTTCCGACACCACTGCCGTAGCCATCGCTGCTGCTCTAAAGGCAGATGTCTGCGAAATCTTTACCGATGTAGACGGCGTTTTCACTGCCGATCCCCGTCTGGTTCCCTCTGCGAGAAAATTATCCCGTATTTCCTATGATGAAATGCTGGAATTGGCCAGTCTGGGAGCTCTGGTCCTGCAGCCCAGGGCGGTGGAATTTGCCAAACAATACCACGTCCGGCTGCACGTTCGTTCCAGCTTTAACTATAACGAAGGGACAATAGTGGAGGAGGTAAGTGACATGGAAAAGGAAATGGTAGTCAGTGGGGTAGCCCATGACCTGAATGTGGCTAAGATTACCGTTTTTGATGTTCCCGACCGGCCGGGAATTGCCTGCCGCCTGTTCTCCGCCCTGGCTCGGGAAAGCATAAATGTGGATATGATTGTTCAAAGCCAGATGCGCAACGAAATAAATAATATTTCGTTTACTATTGGTAAAGACGACCTGAGAAAGGCTGTGGGCATCATCGAGAGAATAAAAGGGGAAATTGGGGCCAGCGGTTTTAGCTACGATGATTCAGTGGCCAAGGTTTCCATCGTAGGAGCCGGAATGATCACCAACCCCGGTGTGGCGGCCCGCATGTTTGAGGCGCTGGCCGAGGAAGATATCAACATTCAGATGATCAGTACTTCGGAAATCAAGGTTTCCTGTATTATCGATGCCCAGGAAATCCAAAAGGCAGTTCTAGCTCTGCACAAAAAATTTGGCCTGGAGGCAAAGGAGAAAGATAACCAGGCTACCGCGTAA
- a CDS encoding copper amine oxidase N-terminal domain-containing protein, translating to MRIIYWWWLSAFIFCLFLTYPEVAGGEESVRVYITGSKAGKVRFYTADPTHEIPVYVDGARVYFYPPALVFKGPGCEGRTMIPLRVLAEFLGARVGWEEDTRSITVTRGEDEIRLIANEFTAFRNGRPFSLEIPPVLINNRTYAPLRFFSEGLGYMVKWDDASGSVFINSSGNQLRVEPQSIYSRFREPFIREAINYGRAYRYAGLTSFFREWTVRAGKEADAPVARLETAFSALAQMARTAAKTNRSLTEKGIEKILTEHRDKLIFYLSFNRKKSEAPVKYRAYLEQRDNRIVPVGQRTEEEFISGNRHRVKIRLEFSSRRIDTASSVKLVVLSSQGEKFTFDFDLGKIR from the coding sequence ATGCGGATAATTTATTGGTGGTGGCTCTCGGCTTTTATTTTTTGCCTTTTCTTAACCTATCCAGAGGTAGCCGGGGGAGAGGAATCGGTAAGGGTATATATCACCGGCAGTAAAGCAGGTAAGGTTCGCTTTTATACTGCCGACCCGACGCATGAAATTCCGGTATACGTTGATGGCGCCAGAGTTTATTTTTATCCTCCGGCTCTAGTATTCAAAGGCCCCGGCTGTGAGGGACGTACCATGATTCCTCTGCGGGTGCTGGCGGAATTTCTGGGTGCCCGGGTAGGCTGGGAAGAGGATACGCGCAGCATTACAGTCACCAGGGGAGAGGATGAAATAAGGCTGATTGCAAACGAGTTTACCGCCTTTCGCAACGGCCGCCCCTTTTCCTTGGAGATACCTCCCGTGCTGATAAATAACCGGACGTATGCACCTCTCAGGTTTTTCAGCGAAGGCCTGGGCTACATGGTGAAATGGGACGACGCCAGTGGTAGTGTTTTTATTAACAGTTCCGGCAACCAACTGCGCGTAGAGCCGCAAAGTATTTACAGCCGGTTCCGGGAGCCCTTTATCCGGGAAGCGATTAACTACGGCAGGGCCTACCGGTATGCGGGACTTACGAGTTTTTTCCGGGAATGGACGGTTAGGGCAGGCAAGGAGGCCGATGCTCCCGTAGCCCGGCTGGAAACCGCCTTCAGCGCCCTGGCTCAAATGGCTCGCACGGCAGCCAAAACCAATCGCTCACTAACCGAAAAGGGAATTGAAAAGATTTTGACGGAACACCGGGATAAGTTGATCTTTTACCTTTCATTTAACCGGAAGAAAAGCGAGGCACCGGTCAAGTACCGGGCTTACCTGGAACAGCGTGATAACCGGATAGTTCCCGTTGGCCAAAGAACCGAGGAAGAATTTATCAGCGGCAACCGGCACCGGGTTAAGATCCGGTTGGAGTTTTCTTCCCGCCGTATAGATACCGCTTCTTCTGTGAAGCTGGTAGTACTGTCTTCCCAGGGAGAAAAATTTACCTTTGATTTTGACCTTGGTAAAATAAGGTAA
- a CDS encoding CC/Se motif family (seleno)protein: MPKVKFTEEAKKYILQKGGEVTIDIMKVGGGUCGTQMIPAVFAGTPNNSKSYQKLVSEGINVYLPRNITVKPEGLEISLRGIAFFKQLEVSGLQV; this comes from the coding sequence TTGCCGAAAGTTAAATTTACCGAGGAAGCCAAGAAATATATCTTGCAGAAAGGCGGAGAGGTTACGATTGATATTATGAAAGTCGGTGGTGGCTGATGCGGGACGCAGATGATTCCTGCCGTGTTCGCAGGTACGCCTAACAACTCCAAGTCGTATCAGAAGCTGGTTTCCGAAGGAATAAACGTTTACCTTCCCCGGAACATCACCGTAAAGCCGGAAGGGCTGGAAATATCTTTGCGCGGTATAGCCTTCTTTAAGCAACTGGAGGTATCGGGGCTGCAGGTTTAA
- a CDS encoding sensor histidine kinase — MPSRAASSIWGCGAAALQNALECLVATFGGKAGFVALREQKGENLFLAAAVNIFDDIYQAALFLAGYLDAEMGKEKLLWYEIKALEEQHHSLAEWFKVALALPLDLENSRLGVACVLYASADQVLPGREDLVQPFCRLLTDTAIQLQEYDRRIASAVLEERDRISREIHDGVLQTLAYIVLKLEVLREGLIHGTISESRLTIEELWQVARKAYQDLRESMNSLRAPGALSASLATLIYQYALEFQSRTGIDVCIDLRDSEKLNFNLHTKIQVLRIVQEALTNVWKHAEADRILISCAVEDNGFVLVVRDNGRGFDLSRVEQQSGNLGLRTMRERARSIEAELKVRSSPGRGTEVSLLLANPS, encoded by the coding sequence ATGCCCTCTCGAGCGGCATCCAGTATTTGGGGATGCGGTGCTGCTGCGTTACAAAATGCTCTGGAATGCTTGGTAGCAACCTTTGGTGGAAAAGCGGGATTTGTTGCCTTGCGAGAGCAAAAAGGGGAGAACCTCTTTCTGGCTGCTGCCGTTAATATCTTCGATGATATATATCAAGCGGCCTTGTTTCTCGCAGGTTATTTGGATGCGGAGATGGGCAAAGAAAAACTGCTGTGGTATGAAATTAAGGCGTTGGAAGAGCAGCATCATAGCCTGGCCGAGTGGTTTAAAGTGGCGTTAGCCCTCCCCTTGGATTTGGAAAACAGCAGACTGGGTGTGGCGTGTGTACTCTATGCGTCGGCGGACCAAGTTCTTCCGGGTAGGGAAGATTTGGTACAACCATTTTGTCGATTACTTACTGATACTGCCATACAGCTTCAGGAATATGATAGAAGAATAGCTTCAGCGGTGCTGGAGGAAAGGGACCGTATCAGCCGGGAAATTCATGATGGCGTGCTGCAAACCCTTGCGTATATAGTTCTAAAACTGGAGGTATTGCGGGAAGGGCTTATTCACGGCACCATCTCCGAATCTCGGTTAACAATTGAGGAACTCTGGCAGGTTGCCCGCAAGGCTTACCAGGATTTGCGGGAGAGTATGAACAGTTTGCGCGCTCCCGGGGCATTGAGCGCGTCACTGGCAACGCTAATTTACCAGTATGCGCTGGAGTTTCAATCGCGTACCGGTATTGATGTCTGCATTGACTTACGGGATTCGGAAAAGCTAAATTTCAATTTACATACCAAAATACAGGTGTTGCGTATCGTACAGGAGGCCCTTACCAATGTATGGAAGCATGCAGAGGCCGACCGTATTTTAATTTCTTGTGCGGTAGAGGATAATGGGTTCGTCCTTGTGGTGCGGGATAACGGGCGTGGCTTCGACCTTTCCAGGGTAGAGCAGCAAAGCGGAAACCTAGGGTTGAGGACCATGCGGGAGCGTGCTCGAAGCATTGAGGCAGAACTGAAAGTTCGCAGTAGCCCGGGGCGCGGTACGGAAGTTTCGCTGTTGTTGGCCAATCCATCCTGA
- a CDS encoding response regulator has protein sequence MKKLRILLVDDHTLIRKGIMALMQNRKEFEVVGEAGDGYEAVVKARSLQPDVILMDIHMPHCDGLEATRLILEELPDVNIVILTVSADNEHLLQALQAGAKGYLLKDMEPRQLFELLQGVARGEEPCLPRELGRLLRSVAARTARTNGTIFAASRSPGELLTPREKEVLQLVVKGASNKEIAEALCISENTVKNHLRKIMEKLRSKNRAEAAVHAVQQGLVQHIL, from the coding sequence GTGAAAAAGTTGAGAATCCTCTTGGTTGACGACCATACGCTGATCCGGAAAGGAATCATGGCGCTCATGCAAAACCGTAAGGAATTTGAGGTTGTTGGTGAGGCTGGCGATGGGTATGAGGCAGTGGTGAAGGCCCGTAGCCTGCAGCCTGACGTAATCCTCATGGATATTCACATGCCCCACTGTGATGGTTTGGAGGCGACACGGCTGATCCTAGAGGAACTCCCAGATGTAAATATAGTAATCCTTACCGTTTCTGCTGATAATGAGCACTTATTGCAGGCCCTGCAGGCTGGAGCCAAAGGTTACCTGCTGAAGGACATGGAACCTAGGCAGCTTTTTGAATTGTTGCAGGGAGTGGCTCGGGGAGAAGAACCTTGCCTTCCGCGAGAACTGGGTCGGTTACTCCGCAGCGTAGCGGCCAGGACTGCCCGTACCAACGGTACGATCTTCGCCGCCTCGCGCAGTCCCGGCGAACTGCTCACCCCCAGGGAGAAAGAGGTATTGCAACTGGTTGTAAAGGGCGCCAGCAACAAAGAAATTGCCGAGGCTCTGTGCATCAGCGAAAACACGGTTAAGAACCACCTGCGGAAGATAATGGAAAAATTGCGCTCCAAAAACCGCGCTGAAGCAGCCGTACACGCCGTGCAAC